A single window of Labrus mixtus chromosome 23, fLabMix1.1, whole genome shotgun sequence DNA harbors:
- the LOC132958298 gene encoding leucine rich adaptor protein 1-like: MEEDNNVFPELKDIETKVGRKVPESLIRSLVGGKHKEQHEKSTATHLGDCKLCSNSADLKRLESKMLFLKQEMAHLRAIDGKLMQQLMSINEGIESIRWMMEDKGGVASQEGSLTGSLYSLSDSQDGTSLRGSFNSLNDGNSDGLDSLSVGSYLDTLAEDLSDNPSPTDLDGFVDKSVIDGDAFSKSPLKLRVESDEYYCFG; this comes from the exons ATGGAAGAGGATAACAACGTATTCCCTGAACTGAAGGACATAGAGACAAAAGTGGGTCGTAAAGTCCCCGAAAGTCTCATTCGTTCACTTGTTGGAGGAAAACATAAAGAGCAGCACGAGAAGTCCACTGCGACGCATTTAGGGGACTGCAAGTTATGTAGTAATTCTGCGGACTTGAAAAGACTGGAGAGCAAAATGCTGTTCCTGAAACAAGAAATG GCACATCTGCGGGCCATTGATGGGAAGCTGATGCAGCAGCTGATGTCTATCAACGAGGGCATCGAGTCCATCCGGTGGATGATGGAAGACAAAGGAGGCGTTGCCAGCCAAGAGGGGAGCCTGACGGGCAGCTTGTACAGCCTGTCAGATAGCCAGGACGGTACCTCACTGCGAGGCAGCTTTAACAGCTTGAATGATGGGAACAGTGACGGACTGGATAGTCTGTCTGTGGGCAGCTACTTGGACACGCTAGCAGAGGACCTCTCGGACAACCCGTCACCAACAGATCTCGACGGTTTTGTGGATAAATCAGTTATCGACGGCGATGCTTTCAGCAAGTCGCCTCTGAAACTCAGGGTGGAATCAGACGAATACTACTGCTTTGGATAA
- the LOC132958299 gene encoding 5,6-dihydroxyindole-2-carboxylic acid oxidase-like, with protein sequence MFRCCFLVLVGAVVVSAQFPRQCVTPEALRSGTCCPSPIGLTNDPCGASSGRGQCVLISVDASPHGPQYPHDGQDDRELWPIRFFNRTCQCNNNFGGFSCGRCKTGWTGINCDERVSVVRRNVMVLSPEEKRAFVDALDQAKRTVHPEIVITTRRYPEIFGPEGNTMFENITIYNYFVWSHYFSVSKTFLGAGQPSFGGVDFSHEGPGFLTWHRYHLLQLERDMQSMLQNPSFALPYWNFAIGGNTCDICTDDLMGARSSFDMNSLSPNSIFSQWRVVCESVEDYDTLGTICNSSETNPIRRNPAGNVDRPMVQRLPEPKDVEECLQVTTFDTPPYYSTSSESFRNAIEGYSTPQGKYDPVVRTLHNLAHLFLNGTGGTTHLSPNDPIFVLLHTFTDAIFDEWLRRHAPDMSVFPGEMAPIGHNRGYNMVPFWPPVTNAEMFLTAPDNLGYTYEAQWPAQAYTLTEIITMAIVAALVVVAVIFAATTCALRARSYKMDGHQPLLGDQYQRYDDKNSQSVV encoded by the exons ATGTTCCGGTGCTGCTTTTTGGTGCTTGTGGGCGCGGTGGTGGTGAGCGCCCAGTTCCCCCGACAGTGTGTGACACCCGAAGCACTCAGGAGCGGAACCTGCTGTCCGTCGCCCATTGGACTCACGAATGACCCGTGCGGTGCCAGCTCCGGGCGCGGACAGTGCGTGCTAATCTCCGTGGACGCGAGCCCCCACGGCCCTCAGTACCCGCACGACGGACAGGATGATCGAGAACTGTGGCCCATCCGATTCTTCAACCGAACCTGTCAGTGCAACAACAACTTCGGCGGGTTTAGCTGCGGCCGATGCAAAACCGGATGGACGGGGATCAACTGTGACGAGAGGGTTTCTGTTG TAAGAAGAAACGTGATGGTTCTCAGCCCGGAGGAGAAGCGTGCGTTCGTTGACGCGCTGGACCAGGCCAAACGCACAGTGCACCCTGAGATTGTGATCACCACGAGGCGCTATCCTGAGATCTTCGGGCCCGAAGGGAACACGATGTTTGAGAACATCACCATCTACAATTATTTCGTGTGGTCCCACTACTTCTCGGTCAGCAAGACGTTCCTGGGCGCTGGACAGCCTAGCTTCGGGGGTGTGGACTTCTCTCACGAGGGGCCAGGTTTTCTCACCTGGCACAGGTATCACCTGTTGCAGCTGGAGCGAGACATGCAG TCCATGCTACAAAACCCGTCATTTGCCCTGCCCTACTGGAACTTTGCCATCGGCGGCAACACATGTGACATCTGCACAGATGACCTGATGGGCGCCAGGAGCAGCTTCGACATGAATTCCCTGAGCCCCAACTCGATCTTCTCCCAGTGGAGGGTGGTCTGTGAGAGTGTAGAGGACTATGATACACTGGGAACCATCTGCAACA GCTCTGAGACTAATCCTATCAGAAGGAACCCAGCAGGAAATGTTGACAGGCCGATGGTGCAGCGTCTCCCAGAGCCCAAAGACGTGGAGGAATGTCTGCAGGTTACAACTTTTGACACACCACCCTACTACTCCACCTCCTCCGAAAGCTTCAGAAATGCAATTGAAG GTTACAGCACCCCCCAGGGGAAATACGACCCAGTGGTGAGGAccctccacaacctggctcATCTGTTCCTGAACGGGACTGGAGGAACAACtcacctctcacccaatgacccCATCTTTGTCCTTCTGCACACCTTTACTGACGCCATATTTGATGAATGGTTAAGGAGACATGCTCCAG ATATGTCTGTGTTTCCTGGAGAGATGGCCCCCATTGGTCATAACAGGGGCTACAACATGGTGCCTTTCTGGCCGCCAGTGACTAACGCTGAGATGTTTCTGACCGCCCCTGATAATCTTGGTTACACTTACGAAGCTCAATGGCCag CCCAAGCTTACACCCTGACTGAAATCATCACCATGGCAATAGTTGCTGCCCTTGTGGTTGTTGCTGTCATTTTCGCCGCCACCACATGTGCCTTGCGTGCCAGGTCTTACAAGATGGATGGCCACCAGCCCCTGCTCGGGGATCAGTACCAGCGCTACGATGacaaaaatagccaatcagtagTATAA